One window from the genome of Elaeis guineensis isolate ETL-2024a chromosome 5, EG11, whole genome shotgun sequence encodes:
- the LOC140857971 gene encoding pentatricopeptide repeat-containing protein At5g06540-like, which yields MRSCRVSERGKELFCVMKKYSITPTLKHYACIVDLLGRSENLCEAEAMVLNMPVEPYSGIWGALLGACRMHNNVEMGECVARRALESDPKNEGYYILLSNMYSCARRWEEMEKLRGMMNNKGVSKRGGWSAVKLC from the coding sequence ATGCGATCATGCAGGGTTAGTGAAAGAGGAAAAGAATTGTTTTGTGTTATGAAAAAGTATTCTATTACACCAACACTAAAGCATTATGCTTGCATCGTTGATCTCTTGGGCCGATCAGAGAATTTATGTGAGGCTGAAGCTATGGTTCTTAATATGCCAGTGGAACCATATAGTGGAATTTGGGGAGCGCTGCTTGGTGCTTGTAGAATGCACAATAATGTGGAGATGGGAGAGTGCGTTGCAAGGAGAGCTTTGGAGTCAGACCCTAAGAATGAAGGATACTACATTCTGCTATCCAATATGTACAGCTGTGCTAGAAGATGGGAAGAGATGGAGAAGTTAAGGGGCATGATGAACAATAAGGGAGTAAGCAAGAGAGGTGGTTGGAGTGCAGTGAAGCTTTGTTAG